The following coding sequences are from one Leptolyngbya sp. NIES-3755 window:
- a CDS encoding hypothetical protein (hypothetical protein MicvaDRAFT_2089;~similar to AA sequence:cyanobase_aa:LBDG_33190) gives MLPELVDRLFPIETQRPYVSMIQRRGGLTRRKAEYFVRLWAYLLLKQQEEVNGRLPANLKELHAPNGLISCTHREAAELFYQGQDRGSDRAAGMMIDRLVALGLLDKQYDGSSLCLQIRSLPDLELPKPDRPIELFADAFNPRTDAISIANLYTRNYAAMIRDGAAMSKVAKVLRIWSQQYGTGMRVLRRSDNYAVVAASVLFPVAAESDGYFFQQPNKSFYLTTDNPVDPFVMASPGDRSCLSIYIRAWVIDQPYLSVTTLCQLLEDAQQTLLTIRSDYPEICDLYTLIVHPIYERLRHVLGFERICEDHQKSFAWVHGSVDRFLETDMKQALSNLRIGDASQS, from the coding sequence ATGCTCCCAGAACTCGTAGACCGTTTGTTTCCGATCGAGACCCAGCGCCCATACGTCTCCATGATTCAACGTCGAGGCGGACTCACACGACGCAAAGCAGAATATTTTGTGCGCTTGTGGGCTTATCTTCTCTTGAAGCAGCAGGAAGAGGTAAATGGGCGACTTCCCGCGAATCTAAAAGAGCTTCATGCTCCAAATGGTCTGATTAGCTGTACGCATCGAGAAGCGGCTGAATTGTTTTACCAAGGGCAAGATCGAGGGAGCGATCGAGCGGCTGGAATGATGATCGATCGCTTAGTGGCTTTGGGACTGCTCGATAAGCAATACGACGGAAGTTCACTTTGTTTACAAATTCGATCGCTGCCTGATTTGGAATTGCCCAAGCCAGATAGACCGATTGAACTTTTTGCAGATGCGTTTAATCCGCGTACTGATGCCATTTCGATCGCAAATCTCTACACCCGAAACTATGCAGCAATGATTCGTGATGGGGCTGCAATGTCAAAGGTGGCAAAAGTTCTCAGAATTTGGTCACAACAGTACGGGACTGGAATGCGAGTTTTGCGCCGCTCTGATAATTACGCGGTCGTTGCTGCCTCTGTGCTTTTCCCAGTCGCCGCAGAATCCGATGGTTATTTCTTTCAGCAACCGAACAAAAGTTTCTACCTAACCACAGATAATCCAGTTGATCCATTCGTTATGGCATCTCCGGGTGATCGATCTTGCCTATCGATTTATATTCGAGCCTGGGTGATTGATCAACCTTATCTTTCTGTTACGACACTTTGCCAACTTCTAGAGGATGCTCAGCAGACTTTATTGACGATTCGGAGCGACTATCCAGAAATTTGCGATTTGTATACCTTAATCGTTCATCCGATTTATGAGAGGTTGCGGCACGTCCTTGGATTTGAGCGAATTTGTGAAGATCATCAGAAATCCTTTGCTTGGGTTCATGGATCAGTCGATCGTTTCTTAGAGACTGACATGAAGCAAGCGCTGTCAAATCTCAGAATCGGGGATGCCTCTCAGTCCTGA
- a CDS encoding hypothetical protein (hypothetical protein MC7420_7138;~similar to AA sequence:cyanobase_aa:LBDG_33230) translates to MSNWQRSLIFGGVGATLSLWFLENLTHTLGDWLPAIVIGSGIAWVALKFQKDDTPKIQVEPVTLNRVQTELVEAKNLLDLLAIESQDLTIDGSAQQLSDLRSQIHHITSDLNRDEIRFAVIGGKSVGKTMLVNLLQNRWAEGISQKLILQDTPELFAATDGGIIAERDAWKLARSSDVVLFVTNGDLTATEFQAIQKITVVGKRLLLIFNKQDQYLPEVQQTILNHLRERMAGILAPQDVIAIATNPKSLKIRQHRSDGTVKEWLEKPDPQILPLLDRLNQILLHEGQQLVLASSLSNVTAVQAEAKTALNRVRRDRAMPKIDQAQWIVAGTAFANPFPALDLLAAAAINGQMVFDLSNLYQRKFTLEQAKTVAATMASVMVKLGLVEVSTQAIASILKTNAITFVAGGLMQGVSAAYLTRMAGLTLIEYFEGQPSGEIKQDVLQQVMQKVFEQNRRLPFLQMFVKQAVDQLVKPTIQASSTPEPEMARSLDGLPAPQEAPLEIGAKLEEDAKPLQPLAIPEPVLIANEEPQLIEGRTS, encoded by the coding sequence ATGTCTAATTGGCAGCGATCGCTAATTTTCGGGGGTGTCGGCGCAACCCTTTCTCTGTGGTTTCTAGAAAATTTGACACATACTTTGGGCGATTGGCTTCCTGCGATCGTCATCGGTAGCGGAATTGCTTGGGTGGCATTGAAATTTCAGAAAGATGACACCCCGAAGATTCAGGTTGAGCCAGTCACACTCAATCGAGTACAAACCGAATTAGTTGAAGCGAAGAATTTATTAGATTTATTGGCGATCGAGTCTCAGGATCTAACGATCGATGGCAGTGCTCAACAATTATCGGATTTGCGATCGCAGATTCATCACATCACTTCAGATCTCAATCGAGACGAAATTCGCTTTGCAGTGATAGGCGGAAAATCGGTTGGTAAAACAATGCTGGTCAACCTATTACAGAACCGCTGGGCAGAAGGTATTTCCCAGAAATTGATTTTGCAAGATACACCAGAATTATTTGCGGCAACTGATGGCGGAATTATTGCAGAAAGAGATGCTTGGAAATTAGCTCGATCGTCGGATGTCGTTTTATTTGTGACAAATGGTGATCTAACGGCTACTGAATTTCAAGCGATTCAAAAAATAACGGTGGTTGGAAAACGATTACTTCTTATTTTTAATAAACAAGATCAATATTTACCAGAAGTGCAGCAGACGATTTTGAATCATTTGCGGGAACGGATGGCAGGAATTCTTGCGCCTCAAGATGTAATTGCGATCGCAACAAATCCAAAATCATTAAAGATTAGACAACATCGATCAGATGGAACGGTTAAAGAATGGTTGGAAAAGCCAGACCCGCAAATTTTGCCATTGCTCGATCGATTAAATCAAATTCTTCTACACGAAGGACAGCAGCTTGTTTTAGCAAGTTCATTGAGTAATGTGACAGCAGTTCAGGCGGAAGCGAAAACGGCATTAAATCGAGTGAGACGCGATCGAGCGATGCCGAAAATTGATCAAGCTCAATGGATTGTGGCGGGAACTGCCTTTGCGAATCCATTCCCAGCTTTAGATTTGTTAGCGGCTGCTGCAATTAATGGGCAAATGGTATTCGATTTGAGCAATTTGTATCAGCGCAAATTCACATTGGAGCAAGCGAAGACGGTCGCGGCAACGATGGCGAGTGTGATGGTGAAATTGGGGCTTGTGGAAGTTTCGACCCAAGCGATCGCATCAATTCTAAAAACGAACGCGATCACTTTTGTCGCGGGTGGACTAATGCAAGGGGTAAGCGCTGCCTATCTGACTCGAATGGCTGGATTAACCCTGATTGAATACTTTGAAGGTCAGCCAAGTGGAGAGATTAAACAAGATGTGCTGCAACAAGTTATGCAGAAAGTCTTTGAGCAAAATCGACGGTTGCCCTTTTTGCAAATGTTTGTGAAACAGGCAGTAGATCAATTGGTGAAACCGACGATTCAAGCGAGTTCCACGCCTGAACCTGAGATGGCTCGATCGCTAGATGGTTTACCTGCTCCTCAAGAAGCGCCTTTGGAAATTGGTGCAAAGCTGGAAGAAGATGCCAAACCGCTTCAACCTCTAGCAATTCCTGAACCTGTCTTGATTGCGAATGAGGAACCTCAACTGATTGAAGGCAGAACATCATAG
- a CDS encoding ATP-dependent transcriptional regulator (similar to AA sequence:cyanobase_aa:LBDG_33180), with protein MIVPFFSVPPAHHVAWVNVYAQQRSTRRSRRSNPEDGNRREFSGTAANLEGDFVSEDALWGMLLEAMPLGVLVLASSLSMVYCNEKAKALCDRLRNEENELPISICQLCQRLIQGESSEPLIMEYQEQDLFFRLQARWMNIATPQPLLLVLIEDCHESMRNELAIEQDKYDLTDREAEIWFLLRQKYSYQDISALLNISMNTVKTHVKNIYAKRKSLANDRKIWYSR; from the coding sequence ATGATTGTTCCATTTTTCTCCGTGCCCCCCGCGCATCATGTCGCTTGGGTTAATGTTTATGCTCAACAACGATCGACTCGCCGTTCTCGTCGCAGCAATCCAGAGGACGGGAATAGACGAGAATTTTCGGGTACTGCTGCTAATTTAGAAGGTGATTTTGTTAGTGAGGATGCGCTTTGGGGGATGTTGCTTGAGGCGATGCCCTTAGGTGTGCTGGTGCTGGCATCTTCGCTTTCAATGGTCTACTGCAACGAGAAAGCGAAAGCGTTATGCGATCGCTTACGAAACGAGGAGAATGAACTTCCGATTAGTATTTGCCAACTTTGTCAGCGACTAATTCAAGGAGAGTCGTCAGAGCCTCTGATCATGGAGTATCAGGAGCAAGATCTGTTCTTTCGCTTGCAAGCTCGCTGGATGAATATAGCTACGCCACAACCGTTATTGTTGGTGCTAATCGAGGATTGTCATGAATCGATGCGGAATGAATTAGCGATCGAGCAAGATAAGTATGATCTGACCGATCGAGAAGCTGAGATTTGGTTCTTGTTACGCCAAAAGTATTCATATCAAGACATTTCGGCTTTGTTGAATATCAGTATGAATACAGTTAAGACGCACGTTAAGAACATTTATGCAAAGCGAAAGAGCTTAGCAAACGATCGTAAAATTTGGTATTCCAGATAG
- a CDS encoding hypothetical protein (Protein of unknown function DUF1997;~similar to AA sequence:cyanobase_aa:LBDG_32920): MDIRFSASLGVDLVVPEQPIHITNYLRQPQRVVNALAASSQIEPMDEDVYRLKMRQLNFMTLCIQPVVDMRVWLMEPATINLKSIACDVRGIDYNRDKFSLDLNGRLSPAQQHGVTYLKGQADLVVQVELPPPFTFMPRPLLETAGNGLLMSVLSTIKQRLMQQLLNDYRNWVALQMENNTPTDPIAVNPLN; this comes from the coding sequence ATGGATATTCGGTTTTCTGCCTCACTGGGAGTTGATCTGGTTGTTCCAGAACAGCCCATTCATATCACAAATTATTTACGGCAACCGCAACGAGTCGTGAATGCACTTGCCGCATCGAGTCAGATTGAACCGATGGACGAAGATGTGTATCGGCTGAAAATGCGCCAACTCAATTTCATGACGTTGTGTATTCAGCCTGTAGTTGATATGCGGGTTTGGTTAATGGAACCTGCAACGATCAATTTAAAGTCGATCGCGTGTGATGTGCGCGGAATTGACTATAACCGAGATAAGTTTTCACTCGATTTGAATGGGCGACTTTCACCAGCCCAACAGCATGGAGTGACTTATCTGAAGGGTCAAGCTGATTTAGTGGTTCAGGTCGAACTTCCGCCACCGTTCACATTTATGCCGCGTCCTTTGCTTGAAACGGCTGGAAATGGCTTGCTGATGAGTGTTCTATCGACCATTAAACAGCGTTTAATGCAGCAGTTATTGAATGATTACCGCAACTGGGTTGCTTTGCAGATGGAGAATAATACGCCAACTGATCCGATCGCAGTTAATCCCCTAAATTGA
- a CDS encoding photosystem Q(B) protein (similar to AA sequence:cyanobase_aa:LBDG_57790) has product MIPTLLAATICYIVAFIAAPPVDIDGIREPVAGSLMFGNNIISGAVVPSSNAIGLHFYPIWEAASLDEWLYNGGPYQLVVFHFLIGVFCYMGREWELSYRLGMRPWICVAYSAPVAAATAVFLIYPIGQGSFSDGMPLGISGTFNFMLVFQAEHNILMHPFHMLGVAGVFGGSLFSAMHGSLVTSSLVRETTEVESQNYGYKFGQEEETYNIVAAHGYFGRLIFQYASFNNSRALHFFLGAWPVVGIWFTALGVSTMAFNLNGFNFNQSIIDSQGRVVSTWSDVINRANLGMEVMHERNAHNFPLDLAAGEAAPVALSAPAING; this is encoded by the coding sequence ATGATCCCGACCCTGCTCGCTGCCACCATCTGCTACATCGTTGCATTCATCGCAGCACCCCCTGTAGACATCGACGGCATCCGCGAACCCGTAGCTGGTTCGTTGATGTTCGGCAACAACATCATCTCCGGTGCAGTCGTTCCCTCGTCGAACGCGATCGGCTTGCACTTCTACCCGATCTGGGAAGCAGCATCACTCGACGAGTGGCTGTACAACGGCGGTCCATACCAACTGGTTGTATTCCACTTCCTGATCGGCGTGTTCTGCTACATGGGACGTGAATGGGAACTCTCCTACCGCTTGGGAATGCGTCCTTGGATCTGCGTCGCGTACTCCGCGCCTGTTGCAGCAGCAACCGCAGTGTTCTTGATCTACCCGATTGGACAAGGATCGTTCTCGGACGGAATGCCTTTAGGTATCTCTGGAACCTTCAACTTCATGTTGGTGTTCCAAGCCGAGCACAACATCTTGATGCACCCGTTCCACATGTTGGGCGTAGCAGGTGTCTTCGGTGGATCGCTCTTCAGTGCAATGCACGGTTCGTTGGTCACCTCCTCGTTGGTGCGTGAGACCACCGAAGTCGAGAGCCAAAACTACGGTTACAAGTTCGGACAAGAAGAAGAGACCTACAACATCGTTGCAGCCCACGGCTACTTCGGACGGTTGATCTTCCAATACGCCTCGTTCAACAACTCCCGTGCCCTGCACTTCTTCTTGGGAGCATGGCCCGTCGTCGGCATCTGGTTCACCGCATTGGGTGTGTCCACGATGGCGTTCAACCTGAACGGATTCAACTTCAACCAATCGATCATCGACTCGCAAGGACGTGTGGTCAGCACCTGGTCTGACGTGATCAACCGTGCGAACTTGGGGATGGAAGTGATGCACGAGCGCAACGCTCACAACTTCCCGCTCGACTTGGCTGCTGGCGAAGCTGCACCTGTGGCGCTGTCTGCACCTGCAATCAACGGTTAA
- a CDS encoding ribonuclease HII (similar to AA sequence:cyanobase_aa:LBDG_32910) codes for MEQSLWKQGLLRVAGVDEAGLGCLAGPIVAAAVLLPLDCEMIEGVRDSKLLSATARSRFFNLVKENAIAVGVGIATVREIEQINVLRASYLAMQRALGRVAPYDHALIDGRPIKQADLGSHTAIIDGDATCYAIASASIIAKVRRDRFMQRLAKRYPQYGWERNAGYGTKQHLEAIDQFGITPHHRRTYAPVQRAIEQLSLNLGD; via the coding sequence ATGGAGCAGTCTTTGTGGAAACAGGGGCTGCTTCGTGTCGCAGGTGTGGATGAAGCGGGTTTGGGATGTTTGGCAGGTCCAATCGTTGCCGCTGCCGTTCTCTTACCGCTTGACTGTGAAATGATCGAAGGCGTTCGAGATTCTAAACTCTTGTCTGCTACGGCTCGATCGCGCTTTTTCAATTTAGTCAAAGAGAACGCGATCGCGGTCGGGGTCGGAATTGCAACCGTCCGAGAGATTGAACAAATTAACGTTCTTCGCGCTTCTTATCTCGCAATGCAACGGGCACTAGGACGAGTTGCACCCTACGATCATGCGTTGATTGATGGTCGTCCGATTAAACAAGCAGATTTAGGGTCACACACTGCAATCATTGACGGCGATGCAACTTGTTACGCGATCGCATCCGCTTCGATTATTGCAAAAGTGAGACGCGATCGATTCATGCAGAGACTTGCAAAACGGTATCCCCAATACGGTTGGGAACGCAATGCAGGGTATGGAACCAAGCAGCATTTAGAAGCGATCGACCAATTCGGTATTACGCCTCATCACCGTCGAACTTATGCTCCGGTTCAGAGAGCGATCGAGCAATTATCCCTCAATTTAGGGGATTAA
- a CDS encoding FO synthase subunit 1 CofG (similar to AA sequence:cyanobase_aa:LBDG_33170) yields MRSITYSPAYTIVPTYECFNRCTYCNFRTDPGQDSWLSLSEAESILSKLQNVIEILILSGEVHPHHSSRSAWFDRIFALCELALSMGFLPHTNAGILTFDEMAKLKTINVSMGLMLEQITPTLLETVHRHAPSKIPEVRSQQLVWAGELQIPFTTGLLLGIGESEHDRIDTLEEIARIHDRFGHIQEVILQPYSPGHKESLSQSAFSPQQLIELIKVARQILPEAIAIQIPPNLVPDDLIACLEAGATDLGGISPHDEVNPDYPHPKASDLEALLKPYGFKLVQRLPIYPQYDRWLSNRLRSTVQSYRATGLATPKNSVTYRR; encoded by the coding sequence ATGCGATCGATTACTTACAGTCCGGCTTATACGATCGTTCCTACTTACGAGTGCTTTAATCGCTGTACTTACTGCAATTTTCGGACAGATCCAGGTCAGGATAGTTGGCTGAGCCTGTCCGAAGCAGAAAGCATTTTAAGCAAGCTTCAGAATGTCATTGAGATTTTAATTTTAAGTGGAGAAGTTCATCCGCATCATTCTTCTAGATCTGCTTGGTTCGATCGTATTTTTGCTCTCTGCGAACTTGCCCTTTCGATGGGATTTCTACCGCACACGAATGCTGGAATTCTCACATTTGATGAAATGGCGAAATTAAAAACTATCAATGTCTCGATGGGTCTAATGTTGGAACAAATCACACCAACATTATTAGAAACCGTTCATCGTCATGCACCGAGTAAAATTCCAGAAGTGCGATCGCAGCAATTAGTTTGGGCAGGAGAGTTACAGATTCCATTTACAACCGGATTGCTATTAGGAATTGGCGAGAGTGAGCACGATCGTATCGACACTCTAGAAGAAATTGCTCGAATTCACGATCGCTTCGGTCACATTCAAGAGGTTATCCTACAGCCATATAGTCCAGGGCATAAAGAAAGCCTTTCTCAATCTGCTTTCAGTCCACAACAATTGATTGAATTAATCAAAGTTGCGCGCCAGATTTTGCCAGAAGCGATCGCAATTCAGATTCCTCCCAATCTCGTTCCAGACGATTTGATCGCCTGCCTAGAAGCGGGTGCAACGGATTTAGGTGGCATCAGTCCACACGATGAAGTGAACCCCGACTATCCGCATCCTAAAGCTTCGGATTTAGAGGCATTACTTAAGCCGTATGGATTCAAATTAGTTCAGCGATTACCGATTTATCCACAGTACGATCGATGGCTTTCAAACCGATTGAGAAGTACCGTCCAATCTTACAGAGCGACTGGGCTTGCCACACCTAAAAATTCTGTTACATATCGAAGATAA
- a CDS encoding prephenate dehydratase (similar to AA sequence:cyanobase_aa:LBDG_32930) has product MTQTIAHLGPHGTYTESAALKYLTWLSQTRHDTAFLCPYPSITQTIEAVAKGQAHFAVVPVENSIEGSVTMTLDALWRLDNLRIQHAIVLPIHHALLSIAEDLDEIQTVYSHPQALSQCQNWLDHNLPNVQLIAANSTTEALQHLGEDQTIAAISSQRAAQLYSLPILASPINDHPENCTRFLVLSLDASKGGGRTSLAFSVSANQPGVLVKPLQIFAERGINLSRIESRPTKRSLGDYVFFMDLEADTHGDAMQSALAELATCTETLKIFGSYDVLPSIS; this is encoded by the coding sequence ATGACGCAGACGATCGCACATTTAGGACCACACGGAACGTACACAGAATCGGCAGCGCTAAAGTATTTAACTTGGCTGTCACAGACTCGACATGATACAGCGTTTCTTTGTCCTTATCCCAGCATTACGCAAACGATAGAAGCTGTTGCAAAAGGACAAGCTCATTTTGCTGTCGTTCCCGTAGAAAACTCGATCGAAGGCAGTGTGACGATGACGCTCGATGCACTCTGGCGACTGGATAATTTGAGAATTCAACATGCGATCGTACTTCCAATCCATCATGCGTTATTATCGATCGCAGAAGATTTAGACGAAATTCAAACGGTTTATTCTCATCCTCAAGCATTATCCCAGTGCCAAAATTGGCTCGATCATAATCTTCCGAATGTTCAATTAATTGCGGCAAATTCAACGACTGAAGCGCTACAGCATTTAGGAGAAGATCAAACGATCGCAGCCATTTCCTCCCAAAGAGCAGCGCAATTATACAGCCTACCGATCCTTGCCTCTCCAATTAATGATCATCCAGAAAATTGCACTCGTTTTCTCGTTCTCAGTTTGGATGCTTCAAAAGGTGGAGGTCGCACTTCTCTCGCCTTTAGTGTGAGTGCAAATCAGCCTGGAGTTTTGGTCAAACCGCTTCAAATCTTTGCAGAGCGAGGCATTAATTTGAGTCGAATTGAATCGCGACCGACTAAGCGATCGCTGGGTGATTATGTCTTTTTCATGGATTTGGAGGCAGATACCCATGGAGATGCGATGCAGTCCGCACTTGCAGAATTAGCCACTTGCACTGAAACTCTCAAAATCTTCGGCAGCTATGATGTTCTGCCTTCAATCAGTTGA
- a CDS encoding hypothetical protein (hypothetical protein GM18_1629;~similar to AA sequence:cyanobase_aa:LBDG_44550) has protein sequence MVKQIHKSWLIAVTCAALMNVFSDRQAGAAVLNLTPTGLQSGSLNGAFFQEIDPNNPAGTGVLDSFVRLQSPGNSTTEQGYNTGGRPLQFDENNSPQFTRSLKLTDVPIVTIGGIAYRQFVLDINEPNATRQDPSKPLIDLNQLQIFLGNAGNLLNYPTFGGNAVKIFDLDSNGDNTVKLFDSNAGSGRADLLTYIPDSLFAASTNPYVYLYSQFSGAEGGFEEWAVQTVEKPPTQKVPEPGTFAGLGLVAGTMAIARRRKSNRTA, from the coding sequence ATGGTGAAACAGATCCATAAAAGCTGGTTGATCGCTGTGACCTGTGCTGCTTTGATGAATGTCTTTAGCGATCGACAAGCAGGAGCAGCAGTTCTAAACCTAACGCCTACAGGTCTGCAAAGTGGCAGTTTAAATGGCGCATTTTTCCAAGAAATCGATCCAAACAATCCAGCAGGAACCGGAGTGCTGGATTCCTTTGTTCGACTGCAATCTCCTGGAAACAGCACGACTGAACAAGGCTATAACACTGGTGGTCGCCCCTTGCAGTTTGACGAAAACAACAGTCCACAATTCACGCGATCGCTAAAACTCACAGACGTTCCAATCGTCACGATCGGAGGCATTGCATATCGCCAATTCGTTCTGGACATCAATGAACCCAATGCCACTCGTCAAGATCCAAGCAAACCTTTAATCGATCTGAATCAGTTGCAAATCTTCCTGGGTAATGCGGGCAACTTGTTGAACTACCCAACCTTTGGAGGAAATGCTGTCAAGATTTTTGATTTGGATAGCAACGGCGATAATACTGTCAAACTGTTTGACTCCAATGCAGGCAGTGGTAGAGCAGATTTGTTGACTTATATTCCTGACAGCCTTTTTGCGGCTTCTACAAATCCATACGTGTATTTGTACTCCCAGTTTTCGGGAGCGGAAGGAGGATTTGAAGAGTGGGCAGTTCAGACCGTTGAGAAACCACCAACGCAAAAAGTACCAGAACCAGGCACATTTGCAGGATTGGGTTTGGTTGCAGGGACAATGGCGATCGCACGTCGTCGTAAATCTAACCGGACTGCTTAA
- a CDS encoding ribonuclease E (similar to AA sequence:cyanobase_aa:LBDG_32900) → MPKQIVIAEQHRIAAVFSEDQIQELIVATGSHQVSDIYLGIVENVLPGIDAAFVNIGDSERNGFIHVSDLGPLRLKRAAGSITELLAPQQKVLVQVMKEPTGNKGPRLTGNISMPGRYLVLMPYGRGVNLSRRIRNENERNRLRALAILIKPAGMGIVIRTEAEGMPEEAIMEDLETLQKQWEAILQEAGSTRAPALLNRDDDFIQKVLRDVYSSDVNRIVVDSHTGLKRVKQQLLNWGGGKSPQGILIDHHRDRISILDYFRVNAAIREALKPRVDLPSGGYIIIERTEALTVIDVNSGSFTRSATARETVLWTNCEAATEIARQLRLRNIAGVIIVDFIDMESRRDQLQVLEHFNKALRSDKAKPQISQLSELGLVELTRKRQGKNIYELFGRPCPTCGGLGHVVHLPGESEAEEGESLDPRPAARYDSTPRRTEPRRDLAPATESFWEGDDLESEGSDSDLELLHHPSYQERGRSARNRRQRRPRIGEEAPRAEFPRNDAPVREAPPRPSRWEESGSRPNGTIPAPTLVSRSTEFAPEPAIETPVEEAPRENRYEDRRNNRNQRRDRFNKTPAEPPEVVYVEMTPDEQDVYAWMGISPLILSNQEVKNPKSAVVSVLLPGEAPPPEAVQAAPVEELTTIGVPAVEEPVVEPLAEEDLPEIAAEVEAPEPEAAPVESAEPEEEAPVRRRRRRSSATANE, encoded by the coding sequence ATGCCAAAGCAAATTGTGATTGCTGAGCAGCATAGAATCGCTGCTGTATTTTCAGAAGATCAAATCCAAGAATTAATCGTTGCCACCGGAAGTCATCAGGTGAGCGACATTTATTTAGGAATTGTCGAAAACGTTTTACCCGGAATTGATGCTGCCTTTGTCAATATTGGCGATTCTGAACGAAATGGATTTATTCACGTTTCAGATTTAGGACCGTTGAGACTCAAGCGAGCGGCAGGTTCAATTACAGAACTGCTTGCCCCACAGCAAAAAGTTCTTGTCCAGGTGATGAAAGAGCCGACCGGAAATAAAGGTCCGCGCCTCACCGGAAATATTTCGATGCCGGGTCGTTATTTAGTTCTGATGCCTTACGGTCGTGGAGTCAATCTTTCGCGCCGCATCCGAAACGAAAATGAGCGAAATCGTCTCAGAGCCTTAGCCATTCTGATCAAACCCGCTGGTATGGGAATTGTGATCCGTACCGAAGCGGAAGGAATGCCCGAAGAGGCAATCATGGAGGACTTAGAAACACTCCAGAAGCAGTGGGAAGCGATTTTACAAGAAGCAGGTTCGACTCGTGCGCCTGCGCTTCTGAATCGAGATGATGACTTTATTCAAAAAGTTCTACGGGATGTCTACAGTTCTGATGTCAATCGAATCGTTGTCGATTCTCACACCGGATTAAAACGAGTTAAACAACAGCTATTAAACTGGGGCGGCGGCAAATCCCCCCAAGGAATTCTGATCGATCATCACCGCGATCGCATTTCCATTCTCGATTATTTCCGCGTCAATGCTGCAATCCGAGAAGCTCTCAAACCTAGAGTCGATCTGCCTTCTGGTGGTTACATCATTATTGAGCGAACTGAAGCTCTGACGGTAATTGATGTCAACTCTGGATCATTTACTCGATCGGCAACCGCAAGAGAAACCGTTCTTTGGACGAACTGCGAAGCCGCAACCGAAATCGCTCGACAACTTCGTTTGAGAAACATTGCGGGCGTGATTATCGTAGATTTCATCGATATGGAGTCACGCCGCGACCAGTTGCAGGTTCTGGAGCACTTTAATAAAGCTCTTCGATCGGACAAAGCAAAACCGCAAATTTCCCAACTTTCCGAACTCGGCTTAGTCGAACTCACTCGGAAACGTCAAGGAAAGAATATTTACGAATTATTTGGTCGTCCCTGTCCGACTTGTGGTGGTTTAGGACACGTTGTGCATCTACCTGGAGAAAGTGAGGCTGAGGAAGGTGAAAGCCTCGATCCCCGTCCCGCTGCTCGTTATGACAGCACCCCTCGCCGCACTGAACCCCGACGCGATCTTGCTCCTGCAACCGAATCCTTCTGGGAAGGGGACGATCTGGAGAGCGAAGGTAGCGATTCTGATCTCGAACTCTTACATCATCCGAGCTATCAAGAACGCGGTCGATCGGCAAGAAATCGTCGCCAGCGTCGTCCTCGTATCGGTGAAGAAGCGCCAAGAGCAGAATTTCCGCGCAATGATGCCCCTGTTCGGGAAGCACCCCCTAGACCAAGCCGATGGGAAGAATCGGGAAGTCGCCCGAATGGGACAATTCCTGCTCCGACGCTCGTTTCTCGATCGACTGAATTCGCACCTGAACCTGCGATCGAGACTCCCGTTGAAGAAGCCCCCCGCGAAAACCGCTACGAAGATCGGCGCAATAATCGCAACCAAAGACGCGATCGGTTCAACAAAACTCCGGCTGAACCACCTGAAGTCGTCTATGTCGAAATGACCCCAGACGAGCAGGACGTTTACGCTTGGATGGGAATTTCACCGCTGATTTTATCGAATCAAGAAGTGAAGAATCCGAAATCAGCAGTTGTCTCGGTTCTCCTTCCTGGTGAAGCTCCTCCACCTGAAGCGGTTCAAGCTGCTCCGGTTGAAGAGCTAACAACGATCGGTGTCCCCGCAGTTGAAGAGCCTGTCGTAGAACCTCTAGCCGAAGAGGATCTTCCTGAGATTGCAGCCGAAGTGGAAGCGCCTGAACCGGAAGCAGCACCCGTCGAATCTGCTGAACCAGAGGAAGAAGCCCCGGTGAGAAGAAGACGGCGGCGATCGTCTGCCACCGCGAACGAATAG